A part of Aegilops tauschii subsp. strangulata cultivar AL8/78 chromosome 2, Aet v6.0, whole genome shotgun sequence genomic DNA contains:
- the LOC109757906 gene encoding uncharacterized protein, whose translation MRVHPAPRKRTIAVQRCAAAALSAAGGAKKLRRLSHIFAKVLELPFAADADVAVEEDAAELRFVAATEGFSPGGACAHALEIHPGVTKVVVRDLSTGIGADDRTATFELDRWRFRLPPCTRPTMATATYAEGELIVTVPKGAVPDEGDGNADGAAILGGSGAERVLVFVQ comes from the coding sequence ATGAGGGTCCACCCGGCCCCGCGGAAGCGCACCATCGCCGTGCAGCGCTGCGCCGCGGCCGCCCTAAGCGCAGCGGGCGGCGCCAAGAAGCTGCGGCGCCTCTCGCACATCTTCGCGAAGGTGCTCGAGCTCCCTTTCGCCGCCGACGCCGACGTCGCCGTCGAGGAGGACGCAGCGGAGCTCCGCTTCGTCGCCGCCACGGAAGGCTTCTCCCCAGGCGGCGCCTGCGCCCACGCCCTCGAGATCCACCCTGGCGTCACCAAGGTCGTCGTACGGGACCTGTCCACCGGCATCGGCGCCGATGACCGCACCGCTACCTTCGAGCTCGATCGGTGGCGGTTCCGTCTCCCGCCTTGCACGCGCCCCACCATGGCCACAGCAACCTACGCCGAGGGCGAGCTCATCGTCACCGTGCCCAAGGGTGCCGTTCCTGACGAGGGCGATGGCAACGCTGACGGAGCCGCCATCCTAGGAGGCTCCGGGGCCGAGAGGGTCCTCGTGTTTGTACAGTAA
- the LOC141040951 gene encoding uncharacterized protein: MVTPPSSPREPDADQAAAAAAQADADVAAAAANLPAVDLRPRAPATVDASGSVGLPLSTLPPNTMSLPSSSHPRPPLPASIAGVVDFKLALNGANFARWRNYITLLLKRYHAEDHVRSGSAGRLADPDWRDDDNTVVLWFFSTIEGDLLDVVAPAGSTAFTIWSRLHEYFLDNEAEQAMHLGQEFRATTRGDLSVNDYCRRLQGLAAALADVREPVTDRTLTLQMLDGLRPKFAMQAAIIQSTVPLPTFNQARSRLVLAELSMDKRARAEGAQVLAVQHEDRGDRAGARGGGGDRGGDRGGDRGPNGGGGRAGQLGAGRNQRGGRGRGRGRGRGDAPAGRGAGAQPWLGYFAPMGLPFPPPRSPWIPPNSAGVLGPRPGVPHQAYPLLLSHAPAPPAPSGPPAYGPAPPGWGASAMYHAAPSYGSAFPANSDWIMDTGAASLVTGDPGTLTSCRSLLAPYTRSIIVGNGTRLPDLATKVLLLRVNCDGDLYPFSGNNGATTSTAFTCDNGGEFLTSTLRDYFSSHGVVFRLTCPHTSPQNGKAERHIRTTNDLLPHSAASGFNATPAALPCNHACFTATPTVPAMLHRNSGEAPCASPIVATRRLACSSTPSAPPRFTVAPATLSLLHCNAGEPPCFICYTQLPPAMAAASP, from the exons ATGGTtactcctccctcctctccgcgCGAGCCTGACGCCGATCAAGCCGCCGCTGCCGCAGCGCAAGCCGATGCCGATGTCGCTGCCGCTGCTGCCAACCTCCCCGCCGTTGATCTGCGCCCCCGCGCTCCGGCCACCGTCGACGCCTCCGGCTCCGTCGGTCTTCCTCTTTCCACCCTCCCACCCAACaccatgagcctgccatcctcCTCCCACCCCAGGCCACCTCTCCCTGCCAGCATCGCTGGCGTCGTCGACTTCAAGCTCGCTCTCAACGGAGCCAACTTTGCCCGCTGGCGCAACTACATCACCCTCTTGCTCAAGCGCTACCACGCGGAGGACCATGTCCGGTCTGGCTCGGCCGGCCGTCTGGCCGATCCCGACTGGCGCGACGACGACAACACTGTCGTCCTCTGGTTCTTCTCCACCATTGAGGGGGACCTCCTCGACGTTGTTGCGCCGGCCGGATCCACTGCCTTCACGATCTGGTCTCGGCTCCATGAGTACTTTCTGGACAATGAGGCCGAGCAGGCCATGCATCTCGGCCAGGAGTTCCGAGCGACCACCCGCGGCGATCTCAGCGTCAACGACTACTGCCGCCGTCTTCAGGGCCTCGCCGCTGCACTCGCTGACGTCCGGGAGCCGGTCACTGACCGCACCCTGACTCTGCAGATGCTCGACGGCCTCCGCCCCAAGTTCGCGATGCAGGCCGCCATCATCCAATCCACCGTGCCCCTCCCGACGTTCAACCAGGCGCGCTCCCGGCTGGTCCTCGCCGAACTCTCCATGGACAAGCGCGCGCGTGCCGAGGGAGCCCAGGTTCTCGCCGTCCAGCATGAGGACCGCGGTGACCGCGCCGGCGCTCGTGGCGGTGGTGGCGACCGCGGCGGTGACCGTGGTGGCGACCGCGGCCCTAATGGTGGCGGCGGGCGCGCTGGCCAACTTGGCGCCGGCCGCAACCAGCGTGGCGGCCGAGGGCGTGGACGCGGCCGCGGACGCGGCGATGCCCCCGCCGGACGCGGCGCTGGCGCCCAGCCGTGGTTGGGGTACTTCGCGCCGATGGGGCTGCCCTTCCCTCCGCCGCGCTCGCCCTGGATCCCTCCGAACTCTGCCGGCGTCCTCGGCCCGCGTCCCGGCGTGCCACATCAGGCGTACCCGCTGCTGCTGAGCCACGCTCCGGCGCCGCCGGCGCCCTCTGGTCCGCCCGCCTATGGTCCTGCTCCCCCCGGCTGGGGCGCATCCGCCATGTACCACGCCGCCCCCAGCTACGGCTCTGCCTTCCCCGCCAACTCCGACTGGATCATGGACACCGGCGCCGCCTCTCTTGTCACCGGGGACCCAGGTACCTTGACCTCTTGTCGTTCTCTGTTAGCTCCTTATACTCGTAGCATCATTGTTGGCAACGGCACTCGCCTCCCT GACCTAGCCACCAAGGTGCTGCTCCTGCGGGTCAACTGTGACGGCGATCTCTATCCCTTCTCCGGCAATAACGGCGCTACCACCTCCACCGCCTTCACT TGTGACAATGGTGGCGAATTCCTTACCTCGACTCTCCGCGACTACTTCTCCTCCCACGGCGTCGTCTTCCGTCTCACCTGCCCCCACACCTCTCCACAAAATGGGAAGGCCGAGCGCCACATACGTACCACCAACGAC CTGCTGCCCCATTCCGCCGCGTCGGGCTTCAATGCAACTCCGGCGGCGCTTCCTTGCAACCACGCATGCTTCACTGCAACTCCGACGGTCCCGGCGATGCTTCATCGCAACTCCGGCGAGGCCCCATGTGCTTCACCAATTGTTGCAACCCGTCGGCTAGCCTGTAGCAGCACACCGTCGGCGCCGCCACGCTTCACTGTAGCTCCGGCGACCCTCTCGCTGCTTCATTGCAACGCCGGCGAGCCCCCCTGCTTCATCTGCTACACGCAGCTCCCGCCGGCCATGGCAGCAGCTTCGCCCTAG